Proteins encoded in a region of the Candidatus Moanabacter tarae genome:
- a CDS encoding Arylsulfatase — MQSPQQPNILVILSDDHAQWASHTYGNSEIRSPNIDYLAETGLIMQNGYTPCPVCSPARASFFTGRRPSQHGIHDFIATGSPEFEIGWMKDEITLPQLLQEQGYQTALIGKWHCTVDSVSPQPGFDRWVSFDSNTAGWKNQYLHKGPVFFSDQGQKVVVNDFQSRYLCRQAIDFLRSRDTTKPFFCFYAPVDTHSPQEGHPKRLVEQYQKSHFWDIPENAKSHYKSTPERWSFGSDEPLNRNESLAQYYAAVSMIDDQIGLLLDELDLSSDLENTLLIYTSDHGYMTGHHGLWGKGPSSIPQNFYEESIRVPYILRWETVLPSRQMQHVPFDHCDLFATILDAAGISLPHSLQAKINTPGRSLFQLLHHPNNGWRKYQFCEYGPARMISNGKKKLIRRYSPHSDRYPDEFYDLTVDPIETTNLIDTPSYQNEIMDLSIVLENNFSQFEDPLKSVKNLQNQRPCNASGRW; from the coding sequence ATGCAATCTCCCCAACAACCCAACATTCTTGTGATCCTCAGCGATGACCATGCCCAATGGGCTTCGCACACCTACGGCAACTCCGAAATTCGATCTCCTAATATTGACTACTTAGCGGAAACCGGTCTTATTATGCAAAACGGTTATACGCCCTGTCCCGTATGCTCTCCAGCTCGTGCTTCGTTTTTCACCGGAAGACGGCCATCACAGCACGGGATTCACGATTTTATCGCCACTGGATCACCCGAGTTTGAAATCGGATGGATGAAGGATGAAATTACCCTTCCTCAATTATTACAAGAACAAGGTTACCAAACTGCTCTCATTGGTAAATGGCACTGTACAGTTGACAGTGTGTCACCACAACCCGGTTTTGATCGCTGGGTAAGCTTCGATAGCAATACGGCTGGATGGAAGAACCAGTATCTCCATAAAGGACCTGTCTTTTTTTCCGATCAGGGTCAAAAAGTTGTCGTTAACGACTTTCAATCCCGCTATCTTTGTCGACAAGCCATAGATTTCCTCCGATCACGGGATACCACCAAACCTTTCTTTTGTTTTTATGCCCCAGTTGATACCCATTCCCCCCAAGAAGGGCATCCTAAACGATTGGTTGAACAGTATCAAAAATCCCATTTCTGGGATATACCAGAAAACGCAAAATCTCATTATAAGTCGACTCCGGAAAGATGGAGTTTCGGAAGCGATGAACCGTTAAATCGCAATGAATCCTTAGCGCAATACTACGCGGCTGTATCTATGATCGATGATCAGATTGGACTCCTCCTTGACGAACTCGATCTCAGTTCAGATCTTGAAAACACCCTATTAATCTATACGTCTGACCACGGTTATATGACGGGCCATCATGGACTTTGGGGAAAGGGGCCATCCTCTATCCCTCAAAATTTCTATGAAGAGTCGATCCGTGTGCCCTACATCCTACGCTGGGAGACTGTTCTGCCTTCTCGACAAATGCAACATGTCCCATTTGATCACTGCGACTTGTTCGCTACGATCCTAGACGCCGCCGGGATTAGCTTACCTCACAGCCTCCAGGCGAAGATAAATACTCCAGGGAGAAGTCTCTTTCAACTTCTGCATCATCCTAATAACGGCTGGCGTAAATATCAATTTTGCGAGTACGGACCTGCTAGAATGATCTCCAATGGCAAAAAAAAACTCATTCGCCGCTATTCGCCCCATAGCGACCGATACCCCGACGAATTTTACGACCTAACGGTTGACCCCATAGAAACAACGAACTTGATTGATACACCGTCTTATCAAAATGAGATAATGGATCTTTCGATCGTCTTAGAAAATAATTTTAGCCAGTTTGAAGATCCTCTAAAATCGGTTAAAAACCTACAAAATCAACGCCCTTGTAATGCTAGCGGGCGTTGGTAA